CGGAATCATCACATCGGCCTTGGCCACCCAGGGTTTCACCAGCGACTCGTCGCGGGCGTCGCCCAGGACGAATTCGAATCGGGGATGCGCGCAATAGGGAAAGAGCGACGGTTCCCCGTAAAGCAGATTGTCCAGCGCCACGACTCGAAAGCCTCGTTCGAGCAATCGTCCGCACAAAACCGAGCCGATGTAGCCCGCCGCTCCTGTGATCAAAACCGTGGCGCTCATGATGATGGGAAATCCGTTTCCTGCTCAGTCCAGCCGCCTGGACCGGTCTTGCCGTCCGGCGGCGCAGCGTCTTCTCCTTTCGCAGACAGACGGCCGGCCCTCGAGATCCGCTCGACCGGATTTTTAGTTCAGGAGACGGAGCACGCTTTGAGGCAATTGATTCGCCTGCGCCAGCATGGCGGTGCCGGACTGAACCAGAATTCCGTAGCGGGCATACTCGGTCGCATCAAGGCGGCGGATCTGCGCGTCCAGACGCGACGCCACGGCCAGGCCGGCGGCGTCGTCGGCGGGATTGATGATCTTGGATCCCGTGCTGAGCCTGGAAAGCGATTTGGCCAGCATCGTGGAGCTCGCCGCTAAGTTCGAAGCGGCCGATTGAGCCTGGAGGTTCGTATTGATAACCATATATGTCCTTGTGGATTAGTGTGTCACTGTCCTTGTGTAGTTCTGATCTCTGGGAACAACGAGGGCCGCCTCAGGGGCGGACCGATGTTCCCGCCTCGTCAACCGGGGCACAATGGGTTTGCCGGTGGTCAAGGCCTCGTGATTGCTCCGCTGGATTTCGTCGTAAACCTCCTGGCGATGCACGGGCACATCGGCCGGCGCTTCAATCCCGAGTTTGACGACGTCTCCGTCAAGCCGGATCACCTTGACGAGGATTCTCCCGTCGATCACCACACTCTCGTTGCTTTTTCGCGATAGAATCAGCATGACGTGTTTTGGGGTGTTGGGTGGCTAAACCGCGGGAATCGGATGCTTCACGGAAAGCTGGGACACGTTCAGTGGGATGCACTGCTTGCCCACCAACGTGCGCGGATTAAGGACGATGGGTCCCTTTAAATTGATCGTGCCGCCCCCCTTCCGGTCGAGGGTGACAATATTGTAAATCACCGCGTCATCGACGCTTGGCAAACCGAGAAACCTCAAATCTTCTTCCCCAATCTGCGGCTCGTATTCGGAAGTCACTTCAAACGGAGAAACGACAATAAACGCCAGGTCAGACTCCCCTTCCACATGGAGCCAGGCAAACGGAGCCTCATCAGGTTGGCTCGAAAGCTGGTAACGCTTGATCGATTCGAAACCGATCAACCCTAAGGGCAATTGAACAACCACGCTGGGTCGCTCGCCGGATGATTCGGAAACAGACGTAGGTTCAGCTTCGGTTTTCATTACAGGCATCAAGCCGAGGCCCCCGAGGCATCGACCGTGCCACCCTCTCAGGATACCCTGCAGAGATTGTCACAACATAATCACAATCAATAATTTACATATTTTGAATCCATGGATGCCTGCGCCTGGACCCGACTCCCCGGCAAGATTGGCCCCGGCAGAATTAGCCGTACGTCAATCAAGAATTGACCGGCGCGAAGAGGACGACGCGGCTGCGATTCGGGTTCGGGTCTCAAGCTGCGATCTTTCTGCTTTCCGCTACCAACGGAATCGGGAAATATCGGTTCGATGCCTCCATCCTGGCAACATCCCACCCGCGTTTCCCGACGCACCGCCATCCAGGCCGGAACGATCAGCCTCCTCGGGCTCGGGATGGAGACGCTGCCGGCCCTCACTTCCTTGGCCGGCACGGTTCCCCTTCCTGCCAAGCCCAGGGCTAAGTCAGTGATCTACATTTTCCTCTCGGGCGGTTTGGCTCAGCACGAGAGCTTCGATCCAAAACCGGATGCTCCGCTGGAGATTCGGGGCGAGTTCAAGACTCTTCGAACCCGGACGCCGGGTCTGCACATTTGCGAGCATTTGCCCATGCTGGCTCAACGCAGCGAACGCTGGGCGGTCTGTCGCTCCCTGACCCACGGATCCAATGACCATTCCGCCGGCCACCACATCATGCTGACCGGTCGTTCCGACCTCCCCACCGGATTCGACCCGTCCAAGCCCAAGGATTCCGATTGGCCATCCATCGCCTCCCTCGCCAATCACCTCCTGCCCCCGGGCCATAATCTTCCTCCTGCCATCGTGCTCCCGGAAAAGCTCGTCCACATGACCGGACGGGTGATTCCGGGCCAATTCGGAGGCATTCTGGGCAAGCGCCGCGATCCCTGGTTCATCGAAGCTTCCCGGTTTCATCCAGCCAGCTACGGAGCCTACCCGGAATTCTTGTTCCACCATCGGGAGGGCGAACGATCCGATCCGGCTCTCGCTTACGCGTCCCCCAACCTCTCCGTCCCCCAATGGCTCGCCCAGGGCCGACTCGAAGATCGCGTCCAACTCTCCCGAGTACTCGACCGCCAGCGTGGCCTGATCGAACACGCCGCCGAAGTGCAGTCCTTCGATCGCTACTGGGAAATGGCCACCGCTCTGCTCCTCGACGGCAAAGTCGCCTCCGCCCTCGATGTCACCCGCGCGGACCCCAAGATCCAAGAACGCTACGGACGAAACTCCTTCGGGTGGTCCTTGCTCCTCGCGTCCCGCCTCGTCCAACAAGGCGTTCGTCTCGTTCAAGTCAACCTGGGCAATGACGAAACGTGGGACACCCACGAAGCCGCATTCCCCAATCTCAAGAACTTCTTGCTGCCGCCCACCGACCGCGCGGTCTCCGCCCTGATCGATGACTTGAGCGAATCCGGACTCCTGGACGAAACCTTGATCGTCATGGCGGGCGAGTTCGGACGCACCCCAAAGATTTCAACGATCGAGGGTGCCCGCCTGCCCGGTCGCGATCATTGGGGCGCCGTGCAATCCGTGTTCTTTGCGGGCGGCGGCGTGCGAGGCGGACAAGTGATTGGATCTTCGGACCGCCTGGGTGCTTACCCCGCGTCTGACCCGCAGACGCCCGAGCGTTTGGCGGCCACCATCTTCAACGCCCTTGGAATCCCGGCTTCCACAAACTACACCGATGAGCAGGGCCGTCCCCACGCGCTCTATCACGGGGATCCCATCCCGGGCTTGATCGGATAAGGTCGTGCCACTTCGTTCGAGGAAATCGCACGATCGCTGGGTCGCGCTCGACCGGGATCACGTCTGGCATCCCTTCACCCAAATGGCCGACTGGATTCGACACGATCCGATCGTCGTCGTCCGTGGCCAGGGTTCCTGGCTTTGGGACTCTCATGGCAACCGCTACCTCGACGGGAACGCCTCGATCTGGACCAATCTCCACGGACATCGCCATCCATCCGTCGACCGGGCGATTCACCGGCAACTGAGCCGGGTGGCGCATTGCTCTTCGCTCGGTCTTGCCAACGGTCCTGCCGCCGACCTCGCCCGAAACCTGGTCCAACACGCCAATCCACAGTCGCTCCGGAATGCTCGCGGCAGCCAAAGCGCCCCGTTGCAGAAAGTATTTTATTCGGATGACGGCTCCACCGCCATCGAAGCCGCGCTGAAGATGGTCCACGTGTTCGCGCAAAGGGTGCGAGGCCACCGCAATCCCCGTTTCTTGACCGTGGACTCCGCCTACCACGGAGATACTCTGGGCGCCGTCAGCCTGGGGCACTTGGGGCTCTTCCACGACGCTTTTCGCGGACTGCTTTTTCCAACCGGGAAAGTCATGTCCCCCTATTGCTACCGGTGTCCTTTCAACCGCGCGTCACCGCAGCGAGTTGACGCCCGCCAATCCCGGAACTGCCAATGGGAATGCGTGGACAACGTTGCGCGACAATTCGAATCCGCGAGCAAGCGGCGAAATCCCTACGCGGCTTTCGTTGTGGAGCCCTTGGTGCAGGGAGCCGCAGGGATGATCGGCCATCCCCCCGGCTGGTTAAAGCGGGTCAGTGAAATCGCCCGCGCGCACGAGGCGCTCCTCATCACAGACGAAGTCCTCAGTGGATTCGCGCGCGCCTCGGATCCCGAAGAAGCGACCGGCAACCCGGTGCAGCTCCTGGCCAGCCATCAGGAAGGCGTCCAACCCGACCTCACAGCTTTGGCCAAGGGCCTGACGGGAGGTTATCTGCCCATGGCCGCCACGCTGACCACACGGGAGGTGTTCGACGCGTTCTCGGGTCGTTACGAAGATTTCAAAACTTTCTTCCACGGTCATAGTTATTCCGGGAATCCTTTGGGTGCCGCCGCGGCGGGCGCCAGCCTCGAACTGCTTTCCCGCCCGAGCTGCGCCCGGGCTCGACGCCGAATCGCCCAATCCATCAAGGAGGCTTCGGCCGATTTGTGGCGGCACCCTCAGGTCGGCGATGTGCGACAAATCGGAATGATCCTGGCCGTTGAGTTGGTCCGCGATTGGAAGACCCGCGAACCCTGGCCGCTCAAGGCGAAGGCCGGCATCCGGGTCTGCCGGGAAATGGCCAAACTCGGCGTCCTCACCCGCCCCATTGGGAACGTGGTCGTCATCATGCCCCCCTATTCCACCCGGCCAGAAGATGCCGCTCGCATGATCGAGACCCTGGGCCGATCCATCCGCCGCGTGTTCGCACCTTGACCCTTCTCGCTACCCTCGGAACAGCTTAACCCCTCCCTCATGCCCACTCAGGCCACACTCCTATTCACACTCAGCCTGCTTTCGCCGGTCTTCGCATCATCCGCTCCGATTCGACCTCCACCCAACGTTCTGTTCATCGCCATCGACGATCAAAACGACTGGGTCGGTCCACTCCGCGGCCACCCTCAGGCCAAAACCCCTCATCTCGACCGCCTCGCACGGGAAGGTGTCACTTTTCACAACGCTCATTGCAACGCTCCTCTCTGCAATCCGTCACGCACCAGCCTCCTGCTTGGATTGCGTCCCAGCAGCACCGGGATTTACGGGCTGTCACCCTGGTTTCGATCCGTGCCCTCGCTTCAAGGCCGCCTCACGCTGCCTCAGTGTTTCCAACAGCACGGATACCAAACCCTCACCACGGGCAAAATCTTTCACGGAAGCCCAGGCGGTCTCGCCCAGCGAAAACTCGAGTTTGATGTGTGGGGACCCGAGGGAGGAATCGGCATACGTCCTCCCGCCAAACTCATCGGACCTACCCCCATGGGCAATCATCCCCTCATGGATTGGGGCGCCTTCCCCCACCGCGACGAAGAAAAGGGAGATTACCAAATCGCGAGTTGGGCGGTGGATCGTATCCAATCCCTGGCGCGGGATCGTCCTTTCTTTCTCGCCGTCGGATTTTTCCTCCCGCACGTGCCGTGCTACGTTAGTCCAGCCTGGATGGAACTCGATCCACCGGAGATCCCCCTGCTGCCTGAGATCCTAAAGACGGACCGGGCGGACACACCTCGTTTTTCCTGGCATCTGCACTGGAATCTGCCGGAACCACGACTTCATTGGGTCCGCGAGAATCAACAGTGGGAAAACCTCGTTCGATCCTATCTCGCTTCGACCCGTTTCGTGGACGCGCAGATCGGAAGAATCCTCCAGGCTCTTGACTCCGCGAATCTCGCGAACAACACCTGGGTCGTCCTGTGGAGTGACCACGGATATCATCTCGGTGAGAAAGCGATTACCGGAAAGAACACCCTGTGGGAACGGTCCACTCGCGTTCCTCTGCTCTTTCGAGGGCCGGGCATCCGGCGTGGCGCCGTGTGCCATCAACCGGTGGAACTTCTGGATCTCTATCCGACCCTCGCCGAACTGGCCGGGCTGAAGGCTCCGGGCGACTTGGAGGGACTCAGCCTCCTCCCTCAACTCCGCCATCCTGCCACGCCTCGAAACCGGCCTGCACTCACGACCCATAATCAAGGCAATCACGCGGTTCGAAGCGAACATTGGCGGTTTATCCGGTACGCCGACGGCACCGAGGAACTCTATGACCACCGGACCGATCCCCATGAATGGCATAACCTGGCAAATCGGCCATCGTCTGCGCCCGTTCTCGAACAGCATCGGCGCGCGCTGCCCAAAACGGATCTGCCTCCCGCACCCGGCAGCGCTCATCGCATCCTGACCTTCGACCCTGTCAGCCGCATCGCCACTTGGGAAGGACACCCGATCGAGCCCTTCGCGCCCGTGCCGGATTGATCTTCCCGACCCCGCGATCACGAATTCGGCTTGCAAGTCTCGCGTATCAGGTGCGGCTTGGAAACGAACCCCCATGCCGCTGCATCCACAGGTCGTCGATGGCCGGGTTGTCGTGATAACGCAGACAGCCCTGTCTGCTGTTGCGCAGGCTGCCCAGCCTGCAGGGCGACGAAGGAACCAGGCGCGTGGAGAGCATGGAAGGGCCTCGTTCTTCACCTGCCGGGCCGACGGGCCGTCGGCGATACGGCAGACTGGCCAGCCTGCGCCACACGACAGACAACTTCGGAATGCACGGGCATCACCTCGCCTTCCCTCTCGCCCCGCGAGGCACGAGTGGGGAGAGAGCCGGAGAGAGGGGTGTTCTCAGCCTGCACAGGACATCAGTCAGAAGGAAAAGAATGGCTTCTCACGGAGCCACGAGGGCACGGAGATGGGAGGCTTGCTTGAATCGATGACCCCGTTAAAGCGACGGACTTCGGATCCTTTCTCTCCGTGTCTCCGTGCCTCCGCGAGAGCCTTCCCTCTGCCGGGGCAACTCTGCTCAACCGATTCATGATTTCGCGACCTACCCGCCCATAACGCCTCCGCCTTTGTTTTGTCATGCAGGCTACGCCCTCGGTGCATCCGCACGTTTTCGGGGCGCGCCGTTCACGGCGCTTCCGCTCGAGCCAACCTGCAGCGGCGATCTCCTCCCGTTCTATGGCCCGTCATGGGTGGATGCCTTCGCCCTGACAGCACCCTTGCCCTTTGAACCTGCCATGCCCCTTTGAAGACCCGCCCTGAAGCGGCGTGAACGCCGCGCTCCAGGACAGAATGAGAACTACTGAACGACAGGCGCATCCGCAGGTTATCGCTGACCGGGTTGTCGGGGTAACGCAGACAGCCCTGTCTGCTGTTTCGCAGGCTGCCCAGCCTGCGGGGCGACGAAGGAAACCCGGCACGTGGAGAGTATGGAATGGCCTCGTTCTTCACCCGCCGGGCCGACGGGCAGTCCGCGATACGGCAGGCTGAGCAGCCTGCGCTACACAACAGACCACTTCGTGTGATGCACGGTCTGCCCTGTTTTTGGTTGCTTAGCGCGATCCCACCGCGTAGTTATTTCGACTTAACCCCATGAATAAATTGGACGGCCCTGCAAGCAGTCTCTTGCCGGGCTTTTCTGCTGCATTCCTGGTCGCAAAACAAAACTCAACTCAAGACTCGTCATGAATGGTTCACACGACAGTGCTCCCAGCTCAACCGTCCGGTGCGGCCGCAAATGCCGCATGCCACAAATGGCCGCTCTAACTTTTCTCGTCATCGGCTTAGCCTCATCCATATCGGCTCAGACGGTGCTCTACCAGGAAGGATTTGAGTCCGAGGGCGAGGGCACGCGCTACACGGTCGAAGGCCGCGGTTTCGTGCCGAAGAACGGCCAAGTCAACCCGGTGCCCGGGGGTTCCTCCTACTGGAATCGCAGCACGGAAGTGGTGGCCAAGGGTGAAGTCGTGGGCGTCCCATTTCCCGCACCGGCGCGGCGGGCCGTCATCTCGTTTAACCACCGGCTGGATCCCGCGTCACTCACCTCGGACGGCAAGAAACTCCTCGATTCCGTGATCGGTTGGCTGAGCGCGGGCAAGAAGAACATGGTGATCATGTTCAGCGCTCCACGTGGAACCGGTGAGTCTGACTTGGGAGATATCTACCTCGTCGAGACGTTGACGGCTGCGGGGCATACCGTCATTGACGACGACACCAACGAAGCGCTGGCGGCTCGAATCACGGCCCAAAAGGTGGATTTGATTATCAACTCCAGCACGGGCGGCGATCCGATCCGGTTGGCCACGGCACCCGTGCCTATGTTGTCGTTCGCCCACGATCTCACGGGCGATTTGCTGCTCTCCACGCGCGGACTGATTGACGTCAATCTTGATCCCGGAGTTATCAAGATTGAAAGTGCGGCTCATCCCGTCGCGGCGGGTCTGCCCGCCACGTTTAAGTTCGTCAGCCAAGAACAGCCGTTTGATGCCCCTGGGCTCGGGCTGCCTCCCGGATCCGTGGTCGTGGCTTCGTATCAATACACCAACCCGGAAACCGGAACTGTTGGCACCCGGCCGTTCGTGGTGGTCACCGAGAAGGGGGTGCAACTGCTGGGAGGTCTGATCAGCGGGATGGAAGGCACCGCATTTTGGGCGGGAGCGGACCTCAACGAACCAAATATTTCCGACGGCACCTTTAATACCATTGACACGCCCCGGAGTCTCACGCTCAAAGAAGTCAACGTCGCGGGCAAACCGAAAGTTAAGTTGACCTTCGCCTTGGCGGCGACCGAAGTGGATTTCGATGCCGGAGCGGACGATTTCTTCTCCATCAAGATCGATCCGGACGGCGCCGGGCCTTCTGAGTTCGTTGAGCTTGCTCGATACGGGGCGCCCACCGGTTCTGAGAAGTTTTACATTGAGATGCTCAAGGACGGAGTGGAGAGCAAGGACTACAAGAAAAGGGTCGGAATTGTTGCGAAGGATTTCACTTACGACATTCCGGCCGACGCCACAAAATTGGTCGTGCGATTTGAGTCCAATTCGACCTTCTGGAACGAAATCGTGGCCTTCGACAATATCCGAATCACGTCGGGTGATATCGTGACCAAACCGCCCACTATTGCCTTTGCCGCGGCAGGTGGTGAGGTGACGTTGACGTGGGAGGGAAGCAATTACAACT
Above is a genomic segment from Verrucomicrobiota bacterium containing:
- the csrA gene encoding carbon storage regulator CsrA, with translation MLILSRKSNESVVIDGRILVKVIRLDGDVVKLGIEAPADVPVHRQEVYDEIQRSNHEALTTGKPIVPRLTRREHRSAPEAALVVPRDQNYTRTVTH
- a CDS encoding flagellar assembly protein FliW: MMPVMKTEAEPTSVSESSGERPSVVVQLPLGLIGFESIKRYQLSSQPDEAPFAWLHVEGESDLAFIVVSPFEVTSEYEPQIGEEDLRFLGLPSVDDAVIYNIVTLDRKGGGTINLKGPIVLNPRTLVGKQCIPLNVSQLSVKHPIPAV
- a CDS encoding DUF1501 domain-containing protein, translated to MPPSWQHPTRVSRRTAIQAGTISLLGLGMETLPALTSLAGTVPLPAKPRAKSVIYIFLSGGLAQHESFDPKPDAPLEIRGEFKTLRTRTPGLHICEHLPMLAQRSERWAVCRSLTHGSNDHSAGHHIMLTGRSDLPTGFDPSKPKDSDWPSIASLANHLLPPGHNLPPAIVLPEKLVHMTGRVIPGQFGGILGKRRDPWFIEASRFHPASYGAYPEFLFHHREGERSDPALAYASPNLSVPQWLAQGRLEDRVQLSRVLDRQRGLIEHAAEVQSFDRYWEMATALLLDGKVASALDVTRADPKIQERYGRNSFGWSLLLASRLVQQGVRLVQVNLGNDETWDTHEAAFPNLKNFLLPPTDRAVSALIDDLSESGLLDETLIVMAGEFGRTPKISTIEGARLPGRDHWGAVQSVFFAGGGVRGGQVIGSSDRLGAYPASDPQTPERLAATIFNALGIPASTNYTDEQGRPHALYHGDPIPGLIG
- the bioA gene encoding adenosylmethionine--8-amino-7-oxononanoate transaminase, yielding MADWIRHDPIVVVRGQGSWLWDSHGNRYLDGNASIWTNLHGHRHPSVDRAIHRQLSRVAHCSSLGLANGPAADLARNLVQHANPQSLRNARGSQSAPLQKVFYSDDGSTAIEAALKMVHVFAQRVRGHRNPRFLTVDSAYHGDTLGAVSLGHLGLFHDAFRGLLFPTGKVMSPYCYRCPFNRASPQRVDARQSRNCQWECVDNVARQFESASKRRNPYAAFVVEPLVQGAAGMIGHPPGWLKRVSEIARAHEALLITDEVLSGFARASDPEEATGNPVQLLASHQEGVQPDLTALAKGLTGGYLPMAATLTTREVFDAFSGRYEDFKTFFHGHSYSGNPLGAAAAGASLELLSRPSCARARRRIAQSIKEASADLWRHPQVGDVRQIGMILAVELVRDWKTREPWPLKAKAGIRVCREMAKLGVLTRPIGNVVVIMPPYSTRPEDAARMIETLGRSIRRVFAP
- a CDS encoding sulfatase — translated: MPTQATLLFTLSLLSPVFASSAPIRPPPNVLFIAIDDQNDWVGPLRGHPQAKTPHLDRLAREGVTFHNAHCNAPLCNPSRTSLLLGLRPSSTGIYGLSPWFRSVPSLQGRLTLPQCFQQHGYQTLTTGKIFHGSPGGLAQRKLEFDVWGPEGGIGIRPPAKLIGPTPMGNHPLMDWGAFPHRDEEKGDYQIASWAVDRIQSLARDRPFFLAVGFFLPHVPCYVSPAWMELDPPEIPLLPEILKTDRADTPRFSWHLHWNLPEPRLHWVRENQQWENLVRSYLASTRFVDAQIGRILQALDSANLANNTWVVLWSDHGYHLGEKAITGKNTLWERSTRVPLLFRGPGIRRGAVCHQPVELLDLYPTLAELAGLKAPGDLEGLSLLPQLRHPATPRNRPALTTHNQGNHAVRSEHWRFIRYADGTEELYDHRTDPHEWHNLANRPSSAPVLEQHRRALPKTDLPPAPGSAHRILTFDPVSRIATWEGHPIEPFAPVPD